The following are encoded together in the Geobacter sulfurreducens PCA genome:
- a CDS encoding FxsA family protein: MLLRLFLIFSVVPIIELYLLIRVGKLIGALPTVALLLVVSLAGAWLVRSQGFVILRRIQDELAMGRLPAAGLLDGALVLLGGLLLLTPGFFSDVVGLFFIIPPTRAVIKQFLGLWLQNRLARGQFVIRRF; the protein is encoded by the coding sequence ATGCTCCTGAGACTCTTTCTCATCTTCAGTGTTGTTCCGATCATCGAGCTCTACCTCCTCATCAGGGTGGGCAAACTGATCGGCGCCCTGCCCACCGTGGCCCTGCTGCTGGTCGTCAGCCTCGCCGGCGCCTGGCTGGTCCGCTCCCAGGGCTTCGTGATCCTGCGCCGCATCCAGGATGAGCTGGCCATGGGGCGGCTCCCGGCCGCCGGCCTGCTCGACGGCGCGCTGGTTCTCCTGGGAGGGCTGCTCCTCCTGACCCCCGGCTTTTTCAGCGACGTGGTCGGCCTGTTCTTCATCATTCCCCCCACCCGTGCCGTCATCAAGCAGTTCCTGGGCCTCTGGCTCCAGAACAGGCTCGCCCGCGGCCAGTTCGTCATCCGCCGGTTCTGA
- the ppsA gene encoding phosphoenolpyruvate synthase produces MSWIRWFSEITIDDVPLVGGKNASLGEMFGELRPLGVRIPNGFAITAEAYWHLIRSAGILEEMKQALAELVKEDVDDLALRGRRLRELVYGAPLPGELAEEIREAYRGLCAEYGDNCDVAVRSSATAEDLPTASFAGQQETYLNVRGEAQLLDACRRCFASLFTDRAISYRIDQGFDHFKVGLSVGVMKMVRSDLASSGVIFTLDTETGFRDTVLITGAWGLGENVVQGAVNPDEFTVFKPALRQGFRPIVRRRLGEKKIRMIYGTGTSKHLTKNVEVPREERRRFCLSDDEVLELARQALMIESHYEKRAGREMPMDIEWAKDGESGRLFIVQARPETVESRKRLDFLETYILEQKGEVLATGTSVGGKIAAGPARVITDIHKLGDFSPGEVLVADTTTPDWEPVMKTAAAIVTNKGGRTCHAAIVSRELGIPSVVGTGDGTERIASNREITVSCAEGEVGRIYSGELPFRVERVDLAGMRRPHTRIMMNLGNPEEAFSLCRIPNDGVGLARMEFIITNHIKIHPMALVHPLRVEDEASRREIARLTAGYADPPAYFVEKLAEGIGTIAAAFHPKPVIVRMSDFKTNEYASLLGGRAFEPDEENPMIGFRGASRYYDERYREGFALECRALKRVRDEMGLVNVIPMIPFCRRIVEAEKVLAEMAANGLVRGENGLEVYVMCEIPNNVIMIDEFSRLFDGFSIGSNDLTQLTLGVDRDSALVAHVFDERDPGVMELIGRVVEGARRNGRHSGICGQAPSDYPEFAAFLVEQGIDSISLNPDSILKITMRVLEMEEQLAQQGNKRS; encoded by the coding sequence ATGTCCTGGATTCGCTGGTTCTCGGAAATAACCATTGATGACGTCCCCCTGGTCGGGGGCAAGAACGCCTCCCTCGGCGAAATGTTCGGGGAGCTCAGGCCTCTGGGGGTGCGGATTCCCAACGGCTTCGCAATCACGGCGGAGGCCTACTGGCACCTGATCCGGTCGGCGGGTATCCTGGAAGAAATGAAACAGGCCCTGGCGGAACTGGTCAAGGAGGACGTGGATGACTTGGCGCTCCGGGGGCGCCGGCTGCGGGAGCTGGTGTACGGCGCCCCCCTCCCGGGGGAATTGGCGGAAGAGATCAGGGAGGCCTACCGGGGGCTCTGCGCCGAGTATGGCGATAACTGCGACGTGGCGGTCCGCAGCTCGGCCACGGCAGAAGATCTCCCCACCGCCTCCTTCGCGGGGCAGCAGGAGACCTACCTGAACGTCCGGGGCGAGGCGCAGCTCCTGGACGCCTGCCGCCGCTGCTTCGCCTCCCTCTTCACCGACCGTGCCATTTCATACCGCATCGACCAGGGGTTCGACCACTTCAAGGTGGGGCTCTCCGTGGGCGTCATGAAGATGGTCCGGTCGGATCTCGCCTCCAGCGGGGTCATCTTCACCCTAGACACCGAGACCGGCTTCCGGGACACGGTTTTGATCACCGGCGCCTGGGGGCTGGGCGAGAACGTGGTCCAGGGGGCCGTGAACCCGGACGAGTTCACGGTTTTCAAGCCCGCGCTCCGGCAGGGATTCCGCCCCATCGTCCGGCGGCGGCTGGGGGAGAAGAAAATCCGGATGATCTACGGCACCGGCACCTCCAAGCACCTGACCAAGAACGTGGAGGTGCCCCGGGAGGAGCGGCGCCGCTTCTGCCTCAGCGACGACGAGGTGCTGGAGTTGGCCCGCCAGGCCCTCATGATCGAGTCGCACTATGAGAAGCGGGCCGGCCGCGAGATGCCCATGGACATCGAATGGGCCAAGGACGGGGAGTCGGGCCGGCTCTTCATCGTCCAGGCCCGGCCCGAGACGGTGGAATCCCGCAAGCGGCTCGACTTCCTGGAGACCTACATCCTGGAGCAGAAGGGAGAGGTGCTGGCCACCGGTACCAGCGTGGGCGGAAAGATCGCCGCCGGCCCGGCCCGGGTCATCACCGACATCCACAAGCTGGGCGACTTCAGCCCCGGCGAGGTCCTGGTGGCCGATACCACCACCCCCGACTGGGAGCCGGTCATGAAGACCGCCGCGGCCATCGTCACCAACAAGGGGGGGCGCACCTGCCACGCCGCCATCGTCAGTCGCGAGCTGGGCATCCCGTCGGTGGTCGGCACCGGCGACGGGACCGAGCGGATCGCCAGCAACCGGGAGATAACGGTGAGCTGCGCCGAAGGGGAAGTCGGCAGAATCTACAGCGGCGAACTCCCCTTCCGGGTGGAGCGGGTTGACCTGGCCGGCATGCGGCGCCCCCACACCAGGATCATGATGAACCTGGGCAATCCGGAGGAAGCCTTCTCCCTCTGCCGGATTCCCAACGACGGGGTGGGGCTCGCCCGGATGGAGTTCATCATCACCAACCACATCAAGATCCATCCCATGGCCCTGGTTCACCCCCTCCGGGTGGAGGACGAGGCATCGCGGCGCGAGATCGCGCGCCTCACCGCCGGCTATGCCGACCCGCCCGCCTACTTTGTGGAAAAGCTTGCCGAGGGGATCGGCACCATTGCCGCCGCCTTCCATCCCAAACCGGTCATTGTCCGCATGAGCGACTTCAAGACCAACGAGTACGCCTCGCTCCTGGGGGGCCGGGCCTTCGAGCCCGACGAGGAGAACCCCATGATCGGCTTCCGGGGGGCGTCGCGCTACTACGACGAGCGCTACCGGGAAGGATTCGCCCTGGAGTGCCGGGCCCTGAAGCGGGTCCGGGACGAGATGGGACTCGTGAACGTAATCCCCATGATCCCCTTCTGCCGACGCATCGTGGAGGCGGAGAAGGTACTGGCCGAAATGGCGGCAAACGGCCTCGTCCGGGGCGAAAACGGCCTGGAAGTCTACGTCATGTGCGAGATCCCCAACAACGTCATCATGATCGACGAGTTCTCGCGGCTTTTCGACGGTTTTTCCATCGGCTCCAACGACCTGACCCAGCTCACCCTCGGCGTGGACCGGGACTCGGCCCTGGTGGCCCACGTCTTTGACGAGCGGGACCCGGGGGTCATGGAACTCATCGGCCGGGTCGTGGAGGGGGCGCGCCGCAACGGACGCCACAGCGGCATCTGCGGCCAGGCCCCCAGTGACTACCCCGAGTTCGCGGCCTTTCTCGTGGAGCAGGGAATCGACTCCATTTCGCTCAACCCCGATTCGATCCTCAAGATCACGATGAGGGTCCTGGAAATGGAGGAGCAGCTGGCGCAGCAGGGGAACAAGAGGAGTTAG
- a CDS encoding OmpA family protein, with translation MKVRTIVGVAFAVALLVASTAAAENRAGFFSLSPYFGGYTFDGEQHIRTAPTFGIRGGYNLTPTWGVETVFGFSPAEETKGSQVDVDSYTYRLEGLYHFMPESSLVPFLAVGAGGTTLDYAAGSNGRDRTDGILTYGGGVKYFITDVVAVRGDVRGIFDLGYSYSNVEYTVGLSYLFGGAAPAARAVPAPQAAPAPPAPEPAPVVEPEPAPLPMAAEPTPGLMKYCITLNIEFDIDKADVRPQYHDEVKRVADFLKEYPSTTAVIEGHTDNVGDDAYNMRLSQRRAESVVNYLVDNFGIDRTRLSARGFGKTRPIADNSTEAGKQRNRRIEAIIDCALEDPKVIAALPDRLCIALKVQFDTDKWDIKPQYRGEIAKVGDFMTRNPTTTAIIEGHTDRVGTADHNMKLSLRRAEAVVNYLVEHFGIERSRLSAKGYGFSRPIAYNSTAEGRALNRRINAIIDCVIKK, from the coding sequence ATGAAGGTGAGAACCATCGTTGGTGTCGCGTTTGCCGTCGCCCTGCTGGTCGCGTCGACGGCAGCCGCGGAGAACAGGGCCGGTTTCTTTTCACTCAGTCCCTATTTCGGAGGCTATACCTTCGACGGGGAGCAGCACATCCGCACAGCGCCCACTTTCGGCATCCGGGGCGGATACAACCTTACTCCAACCTGGGGGGTGGAGACCGTGTTCGGCTTCTCTCCGGCCGAGGAGACCAAGGGCAGCCAGGTCGACGTGGACTCCTATACCTACCGGCTTGAGGGGCTCTACCATTTCATGCCGGAAAGCTCCCTTGTGCCGTTCCTGGCGGTCGGCGCGGGCGGGACGACCCTCGACTACGCCGCCGGTTCCAACGGCCGAGATCGCACGGACGGCATCCTCACCTACGGCGGCGGGGTCAAGTACTTCATCACCGACGTCGTGGCGGTACGGGGCGACGTGCGGGGCATCTTCGATCTGGGATATTCGTACAGCAACGTCGAGTACACGGTCGGCTTGAGCTATCTGTTCGGCGGAGCCGCCCCGGCGGCCAGGGCAGTTCCAGCGCCGCAGGCTGCGCCCGCACCGCCGGCTCCGGAGCCCGCCCCTGTCGTCGAACCCGAGCCTGCGCCGCTCCCCATGGCTGCCGAGCCGACGCCGGGCCTCATGAAGTACTGCATCACCCTCAACATTGAGTTCGACATCGACAAGGCCGACGTCCGTCCCCAATACCACGACGAGGTGAAGCGGGTGGCTGACTTCCTGAAGGAGTATCCCTCGACCACGGCCGTGATTGAGGGACACACCGACAATGTGGGGGACGACGCTTACAACATGAGGCTTTCCCAGCGGCGCGCCGAAAGCGTGGTCAACTACCTGGTGGACAATTTCGGGATCGACAGGACACGCCTCTCCGCCCGGGGCTTCGGCAAGACCCGCCCCATCGCCGACAACTCCACCGAGGCGGGAAAGCAGCGCAACCGCCGGATCGAGGCGATCATCGACTGCGCCCTGGAGGACCCCAAGGTCATCGCGGCCCTGCCTGACCGGCTCTGCATCGCCCTGAAGGTCCAGTTCGACACGGACAAGTGGGACATCAAGCCCCAATACCGCGGAGAGATCGCCAAGGTGGGCGATTTCATGACGCGGAATCCTACTACCACGGCAATCATCGAAGGGCATACCGACCGGGTCGGCACCGCCGACCACAACATGAAGCTCTCCTTGCGCCGGGCCGAGGCGGTAGTCAATTACCTGGTCGAACACTTCGGCATCGAACGTTCGCGCCTCTCCGCCAAGGGATACGGCTTCAGCCGGCCCATCGCCTACAACTCCACGGCCGAGGGCCGGGCCCTCAACCGGCGGATCAACGCCATCATCGACTGCGTGATCAAGAAGTAG
- a CDS encoding beta-class carbonic anhydrase: MTLLDTILDANRKFVRPGAFPPLAKNPKKQFAIFTCMDTRLVDFLEPAMGIRRGDAKVIKNAGNTIVDPISGGVIRSLVAAVFMLGVEEIFVIGHRDCGMAAVDSGDLRQRMVARGIDPSVIEAQVPDLAQWMGAFSCPEENVARVTSVIRQNPLIPRDVPVHGLIFCPNDGHLEVIVRGY; encoded by the coding sequence ATGACCCTTCTCGACACCATTCTGGACGCAAACAGAAAGTTCGTCCGCCCCGGCGCGTTCCCCCCCCTGGCCAAGAACCCGAAAAAACAGTTCGCCATCTTCACCTGCATGGACACGCGCCTGGTGGATTTCCTGGAACCAGCCATGGGAATCAGGCGGGGCGACGCGAAGGTCATCAAGAACGCCGGCAACACCATCGTGGATCCCATCAGCGGCGGCGTCATCAGGAGTCTCGTGGCGGCGGTGTTCATGCTCGGCGTGGAAGAGATCTTCGTCATCGGCCACCGGGACTGCGGCATGGCGGCGGTGGATTCCGGCGACCTCAGGCAGCGGATGGTGGCGCGCGGCATAGACCCCTCCGTCATCGAAGCCCAGGTGCCTGATCTGGCCCAGTGGATGGGTGCATTTTCGTGCCCCGAGGAAAACGTGGCCCGCGTCACGTCGGTGATCCGCCAGAACCCCCTCATCCCGCGGGATGTACCGGTCCACGGCCTCATCTTCTGCCCCAACGACGGCCATCTTGAAGTAATCGTCAGGGGATACTGA
- a CDS encoding diguanylate cyclase, giving the protein MSRNHLPFSAGELEALPLFRFVPLECIEGILEHSCVVSLERGERFEPAGPLGRTIHLILDGRLALYYDVRERDDTPLHLERGDIVGQSLVSGEPEVPCTLVAAEETRLMILEEDLIWSLAQASHAAACNLLGILLRGRGGSPQESFSGTVRDYALRNQAVVDPLTGFQSRRWLEGILSRQVDRFTANGRPLSLVMIDIDGFRAFNERHGRAGGDRALHDVAKTLRNSLRPGELVARYGGDTFAVLLPETEPSTAWMIADRLRQRLMRTVIDMGDGAMLPPLSISAGVAEATPGIDGPTIADNALAALDRAKAAGGNTVSR; this is encoded by the coding sequence ATGTCCAGGAACCACCTGCCGTTCAGCGCCGGCGAACTGGAAGCGCTGCCCCTGTTCCGCTTCGTTCCCCTCGAGTGCATCGAAGGCATTCTTGAGCACAGTTGCGTGGTCAGCCTGGAGCGGGGCGAGCGCTTTGAGCCGGCCGGCCCTCTGGGTCGAACCATCCACCTGATCCTGGACGGCCGCCTCGCCCTCTACTACGACGTCCGGGAACGGGACGACACGCCCCTGCACCTGGAGCGGGGCGACATCGTCGGTCAAAGCCTCGTTTCCGGTGAGCCGGAAGTCCCCTGCACCCTCGTGGCCGCTGAAGAAACGCGGCTCATGATCCTGGAGGAGGACCTGATCTGGTCCCTGGCCCAGGCATCCCACGCAGCCGCCTGCAACCTGCTCGGCATCCTTCTGCGCGGCAGGGGAGGCTCTCCCCAGGAGAGCTTCTCGGGGACCGTGCGCGACTACGCCCTCCGCAACCAGGCGGTGGTGGACCCCCTTACCGGTTTCCAGAGCAGACGTTGGCTGGAGGGGATTCTCTCGCGGCAGGTGGATCGCTTCACCGCCAACGGCCGGCCCCTGTCCCTGGTGATGATCGACATCGATGGCTTTCGCGCGTTCAACGAGCGCCACGGTCGCGCCGGCGGCGACCGGGCCCTGCACGACGTCGCCAAAACCCTCCGGAACTCCCTCCGCCCCGGCGAGCTGGTGGCGCGCTACGGCGGCGACACCTTCGCGGTGCTCCTCCCCGAAACGGAACCATCCACAGCATGGATGATCGCGGACCGGCTCAGGCAACGCCTGATGCGCACCGTCATCGACATGGGGGACGGCGCCATGCTGCCGCCGCTCTCCATTTCGGCGGGGGTGGCCGAAGCCACCCCGGGCATCGACGGACCCACCATTGCGGATAACGCGCTCGCGGCGCTCGACAGGGCAAAGGCAGCGGGGGGCAACACCGTTTCCCGTTAG
- a CDS encoding citrate lyase holo-[acyl-carrier protein] synthase, whose translation MDVPSKTWRGCAVLSPGLSARRQDVLSLYLDAGYPTTLILSLATPEGGLDDRLEAALSITFRNLVKVLPELLNLKKSGDKDDTYAIMHVPLDAIEVKRRCIALEMGTPFSQLIDLDVYDGSGTRISRALLGLTPRPCLACGQRAADCIRHRHLTPAEIPGRLHELLAHLRD comes from the coding sequence ATGGACGTACCCTCGAAAACGTGGCGCGGATGCGCCGTTCTTAGTCCCGGCCTTTCCGCACGGCGCCAGGACGTGCTTTCCCTCTACCTGGACGCCGGCTACCCGACCACCCTGATCCTCTCCCTGGCTACGCCGGAGGGCGGTCTTGACGACCGGCTCGAAGCAGCTCTGTCGATTACCTTCCGGAACTTGGTGAAGGTTCTCCCCGAGCTGCTCAACCTCAAGAAATCTGGTGACAAGGACGATACATATGCTATTATGCACGTCCCTTTGGACGCGATTGAGGTTAAAAGACGCTGTATTGCCCTGGAGATGGGAACACCTTTTTCGCAGCTCATCGATCTGGATGTGTACGACGGCAGCGGAACCCGGATAAGCCGGGCGCTCCTCGGACTCACCCCTCGTCCTTGTCTCGCGTGCGGCCAACGGGCCGCCGACTGCATCCGCCACCGACACCTCACCCCGGCGGAGATACCCGGGAGGCTTCATGAACTCCTCGCGCATCTTCGAGATTGA
- the wrbA gene encoding NAD(P)H:quinone oxidoreductase, which produces MNVLIVYYSMYGHIHRMAEAVAEGVREVPGAEAVLRRVPETLSPDVLEKMGAVEPQKAFAHIPVATVDELASADAIIFGTPTRFGNMCGQMRQFLDATGGLWVKGSLVGKAAGVFTSSATQHGGQESTILTFHTFLLHQGMVIVGLPYAFAGQTRIDEITGGSPYGASTIAGGQGERLPSENDLAGARFQGRYVAQIAAKLNG; this is translated from the coding sequence ATGAACGTACTCATTGTCTACTATTCCATGTACGGCCACATCCATCGTATGGCCGAAGCCGTGGCCGAGGGGGTCCGCGAGGTGCCCGGCGCCGAGGCGGTGCTCCGCCGCGTGCCAGAAACGCTGTCGCCCGACGTGCTCGAAAAGATGGGCGCCGTCGAGCCCCAGAAGGCCTTTGCCCACATTCCGGTGGCCACGGTGGACGAGCTTGCCTCGGCAGACGCCATCATCTTCGGCACGCCCACCCGCTTCGGCAACATGTGCGGCCAGATGCGCCAGTTTCTGGATGCCACCGGCGGGCTCTGGGTGAAAGGCTCCCTCGTGGGCAAGGCCGCCGGCGTCTTTACCAGTTCCGCCACCCAGCACGGGGGCCAGGAATCCACAATCCTCACCTTCCACACCTTCCTCCTCCATCAGGGGATGGTCATCGTGGGCCTTCCCTATGCCTTTGCCGGCCAGACGCGGATCGACGAAATCACCGGCGGCTCCCCCTACGGCGCCTCCACCATCGCCGGCGGCCAGGGGGAACGGCTGCCGAGCGAGAACGATCTGGCCGGGGCCCGCTTCCAGGGCAGGTATGTGGCGCAGATCGCCGCCAAACTGAACGGATAG
- a CDS encoding triphosphoribosyl-dephospho-CoA synthase, with protein MNSSRIFEIEQFAQSLVKGGAMALYLTPKPGLVDMANQGSHPDLTLDKMERSLHILGDYLAELIRSLTDGERFLCQAVIGRRAEEVMMEELGSNTLKGYFFLSGLLLVARWRCDSDDEKRLSRAVSELGEEFFALRREQATNGHSARSRFGTGGVVHEVLDGLPSLFTCAVPVYLAAIERTGCFTSASFAMLARLMQTVDDTTTLHRCGTMGLARLRRDGQTLERLIAEGGDPVAFLTELDRKYVRMNLTMGGVADVLGLAYGYLVATGRLAGASETTRSRNSKPRLRLCMGDA; from the coding sequence ATGAACTCCTCGCGCATCTTCGAGATTGAGCAGTTTGCCCAGTCCCTCGTCAAGGGGGGGGCCATGGCACTCTATCTGACGCCGAAACCGGGGCTCGTGGACATGGCCAACCAAGGGTCCCACCCCGATCTTACACTCGACAAGATGGAGCGGTCGCTCCATATTCTGGGCGACTACCTGGCGGAACTGATCCGTTCGCTTACCGACGGAGAGCGTTTCCTCTGTCAGGCCGTGATCGGCCGACGGGCCGAAGAGGTCATGATGGAGGAGCTGGGCTCAAACACCCTCAAGGGCTACTTCTTCCTGAGCGGACTTCTGCTGGTTGCCCGCTGGCGCTGCGACTCAGATGACGAAAAGCGGTTGAGCCGGGCGGTGTCCGAGCTGGGCGAGGAATTCTTCGCCCTGCGCCGTGAGCAGGCAACCAACGGCCATTCGGCCCGTTCCCGCTTCGGCACCGGCGGGGTCGTGCACGAGGTCCTGGACGGGCTCCCGTCCCTGTTCACCTGTGCCGTGCCGGTGTATCTGGCGGCCATCGAACGGACCGGCTGCTTCACCAGCGCCTCCTTTGCCATGCTTGCCCGCCTCATGCAGACGGTGGACGACACCACCACCCTCCATCGCTGCGGCACCATGGGGCTGGCCCGGTTGCGGCGCGACGGCCAGACCCTGGAGCGGCTCATTGCCGAGGGGGGCGATCCGGTCGCGTTTCTCACGGAACTAGACCGCAAGTACGTGCGGATGAATCTCACCATGGGCGGTGTCGCCGACGTCCTCGGCCTGGCCTACGGCTACCTCGTGGCCACGGGACGGCTGGCGGGCGCGTCGGAGACCACCCGCTCCAGAAACTCCAAGCCGCGGCTGCGCCTCTGCATGGGCGACGCCTGA
- a CDS encoding amino acid ABC transporter substrate-binding protein translates to MKKLVLLMVSALLVAFAATAFAADGSWNRVKSAGKLVIGLDDAFPPMGYRDASGKLIGFDIDAAEEVGKRLGIKIEWQPTAWDGVIHSLNSKKFDAIWNGMTITDERAKQVAFTKPYIMDGQIAVVKFSEKRFKKIADLKNVKIGAQKGSSALNAVKKLPTAPAELKEYEDNPKALLDLEAGRIDVVVIDNVTGRDFIAKRPGQFKVVPGFISKEPFGVAFRKEDKELREKVQKTLDKMVKDGSLAKISRKWFAEDITNPKKW, encoded by the coding sequence GTGAAAAAACTCGTATTGCTGATGGTCTCTGCCCTGCTCGTTGCTTTTGCCGCAACCGCCTTCGCGGCCGACGGTTCCTGGAACCGGGTCAAATCCGCCGGGAAACTTGTCATCGGCCTCGATGACGCCTTCCCCCCCATGGGATACCGCGATGCCAGCGGCAAGCTGATCGGCTTCGACATCGACGCCGCCGAAGAAGTGGGCAAGCGCCTGGGCATCAAGATCGAGTGGCAGCCCACCGCCTGGGACGGGGTCATCCACTCCCTCAACTCCAAAAAATTCGATGCCATCTGGAACGGCATGACTATCACCGATGAGCGGGCCAAGCAGGTAGCCTTCACCAAGCCCTACATCATGGACGGCCAGATCGCCGTGGTGAAGTTCTCCGAGAAGCGCTTCAAGAAGATCGCCGACCTGAAGAACGTGAAAATAGGCGCCCAGAAGGGCTCCTCGGCCCTCAACGCCGTGAAGAAGCTCCCCACCGCTCCGGCCGAGCTCAAGGAGTACGAGGACAACCCCAAGGCGCTGCTGGATCTTGAAGCGGGCCGCATCGACGTGGTGGTGATCGACAACGTGACCGGCCGCGACTTCATCGCCAAGCGTCCGGGCCAGTTCAAGGTGGTCCCCGGCTTCATCAGCAAGGAGCCCTTCGGCGTCGCCTTCCGCAAGGAAGACAAGGAACTGCGTGAGAAGGTGCAGAAGACCCTGGACAAGATGGTGAAGGACGGCTCCCTGGCGAAGATCTCCCGCAAGTGGTTTGCAGAAGACATCACCAACCCCAAGAAGTGGTAA
- a CDS encoding DUF1302 family protein, whose protein sequence is MPRSGRTLMFHAAALALAMAPVAAAAAAGENGGDGKGRRYQLCRFDEDWSYLRAPSRRDDLWDPVKYLPLTSSGDAYLSLGGDARLRYEYFNNANWGRGPQDNDGYLLQRYLVHADLRLTDAARLFAQLQSSLEEGRSGGPRPTDEDQLDLHQLFVDATPAVGDTRPLTVRVGRQELTFGSSRLVSVRESPNNRRSFDGVRIIGRVAGMRLDAFATRPVETKPHVFDNRSDDAQAFWGAYGVAPLPVLPGGSIDLYYLGLYRRGARFDQGRARETRHAGGTRIWGAAGAWDYNAEFVFQWGSFGNGRIRAWTAASDTGYTLRNAPWQPRLGLRANIASGDSDPTDRTLGTFNPFYPKGNYFSEAGLMGPANLMNLHPEITVKPARNLSMRLDWDVIWRHSRHDGIYANSLSVVRSGTTGGSRSVGSQLQCQVDWQVDRHLLLTANYSRFFAGPFIRESGPGKDVDYVGTWATYRF, encoded by the coding sequence ATGCCGAGATCCGGTCGTACCCTGATGTTCCATGCCGCGGCGCTCGCCTTGGCAATGGCGCCGGTTGCCGCGGCCGCGGCGGCAGGAGAGAATGGCGGTGACGGGAAAGGACGGCGGTATCAGCTGTGCCGGTTCGACGAGGACTGGTCGTATCTGCGCGCCCCCTCCCGCCGCGACGACCTCTGGGACCCGGTCAAGTACCTGCCACTGACGTCATCGGGCGACGCGTACCTCTCCCTTGGGGGCGATGCCCGGCTCAGGTACGAGTACTTCAACAATGCCAACTGGGGGCGCGGCCCCCAGGACAATGACGGCTACCTGCTCCAGCGCTACCTGGTCCATGCCGACCTTCGGCTGACCGATGCGGCGCGGCTGTTCGCCCAACTCCAGAGCAGTCTCGAGGAAGGGCGGAGCGGCGGACCGCGCCCCACCGACGAGGACCAGCTCGACCTCCACCAGCTTTTCGTCGACGCAACACCGGCAGTGGGAGACACCCGCCCCCTCACGGTCCGGGTGGGGCGGCAGGAGCTGACCTTCGGCTCGTCACGCCTCGTATCGGTGCGCGAAAGCCCCAACAACCGCCGCAGCTTCGACGGGGTCCGAATCATCGGCCGGGTGGCCGGCATGAGGCTTGATGCGTTCGCCACCCGGCCGGTGGAAACAAAGCCCCATGTATTCGACAACCGGAGCGACGATGCCCAGGCATTCTGGGGAGCCTATGGCGTAGCCCCGCTGCCCGTGCTACCCGGCGGCTCCATCGACCTTTACTACCTGGGGCTGTACCGCAGGGGCGCACGCTTCGACCAGGGCCGCGCCCGCGAAACGCGCCATGCCGGCGGCACGCGGATCTGGGGCGCGGCCGGGGCGTGGGACTACAATGCCGAATTCGTCTTCCAGTGGGGCAGTTTCGGCAACGGCCGCATCCGGGCATGGACCGCGGCATCGGACACCGGCTACACCCTGAGGAACGCGCCGTGGCAGCCGAGGCTCGGCCTCAGGGCGAACATCGCCAGCGGCGACAGCGACCCCACGGACCGCACTCTCGGCACGTTCAACCCGTTCTATCCCAAGGGCAACTATTTCAGCGAGGCCGGACTCATGGGACCCGCCAACCTGATGAATCTCCACCCCGAGATTACGGTGAAGCCGGCCCGAAACCTGTCGATGCGGCTCGACTGGGACGTCATCTGGCGCCACAGCAGGCATGACGGCATCTACGCCAACAGCCTGAGCGTTGTCCGCTCCGGCACCACCGGCGGTTCGCGCTCCGTGGGGAGCCAGCTCCAATGCCAAGTCGACTGGCAGGTCGACCGGCACCTGCTGCTGACGGCCAACTACTCCCGCTTCTTTGCCGGTCCGTTCATCCGGGAGAGCGGACCGGGAAAGGATGTGGATTACGTCGGCACCTGGGCGACCTATCGTTTTTGA
- a CDS encoding SDR family oxidoreductase yields the protein MSLNDAKVVVIGGSSGMGLAVAKMAADEGARVVIAGRSEEKLRQAADEIRQPVETRSLDVTQEQAVQAFFVETGELDHLVVTAATGVAGSFLELETPSFRQIFDSKFWGQYFAARYGAQRIREGGSITFFSGVAAAKPVDGLSAYAAVNGAVEALCRSLAVELAPLRVNAVSPGIVDTPAYAGMSPAERKRMFDALAARLPARRIGRPEDVAAAVISLMKNGYVTGSVVYVDGGHRLV from the coding sequence ATGTCGCTCAACGATGCAAAGGTAGTAGTGATCGGCGGCAGTTCCGGCATGGGGCTCGCCGTGGCGAAGATGGCCGCGGACGAGGGGGCCCGGGTGGTGATTGCCGGCCGGTCGGAGGAGAAGCTCCGGCAGGCCGCGGACGAGATTCGCCAGCCGGTTGAGACCCGCTCCCTTGACGTGACGCAGGAACAGGCCGTGCAGGCGTTTTTCGTCGAAACCGGCGAACTGGACCACTTGGTCGTAACCGCGGCCACCGGCGTGGCGGGATCGTTCCTGGAGCTGGAAACCCCGTCGTTCCGCCAGATCTTCGACAGCAAGTTCTGGGGTCAGTACTTTGCGGCCCGCTACGGGGCCCAGCGGATCAGGGAGGGGGGCTCGATCACCTTCTTTTCCGGCGTGGCCGCGGCCAAGCCCGTGGACGGCCTTTCGGCGTACGCCGCAGTGAACGGCGCCGTGGAGGCCCTCTGCCGGAGCCTGGCCGTGGAACTGGCGCCCCTGCGGGTGAACGCCGTCTCGCCGGGGATCGTGGATACTCCCGCCTATGCCGGCATGAGCCCCGCCGAACGGAAGAGAATGTTCGATGCCCTCGCCGCCCGGCTCCCGGCCCGGCGGATCGGCAGGCCCGAAGACGTGGCCGCTGCAGTGATCTCGCTTATGAAGAACGGTTATGTCACCGGATCAGTGGTGTACGTGGACGGAGGACACCGGCTGGTCTAG